The Pecten maximus chromosome 10, xPecMax1.1, whole genome shotgun sequence region TTACTGTGTAGTTATAATTAGCATATTTTACAGTTACACAACAATACTTTTTAAAGTACGGCGTCGTTGGTCTCGGTCTATGGTGCTGTTGTAATAGAGAGGGTCAGCCCGAATACAGCGTTCCGAGACACCATCGGCGAGACAAAACCCAGTGATCGTAAAGCATTTTAGGTATTTTATTCCACTGGCCAGTGGACATTCCCAGCAAACACTCACTGCTGTTACAGTCAGCTGCAATCCAAACCCAAGTTCGTCGGATGTGGAGGAGTTAACAAGTCACAAACCAATCAACACTAAACTTAAAGTTAACTCAGGTTTATTAAAGTAAACAGATGAAATGGTATAAACACAGTATACGCATATTTGAAGTGGATAGAGTGTTATTTGTACCAAAGCCTTAAGATATTCGACGGTAAatactacccccccccccccccccctccccataCACGCATGTTTCATGGTTACTAATTGAGCCTATAGAGAACAGTTATTAACCTCTGGCCAACACCTCATACAGCAGAGCAGATCCCTAGCCCTCCCACTATCCAAGCCAACTTTAACCTCAAGTAACGTGCCCTACACCCCAATGTACACGAATTTGGTGTGCCACTGTCAGAACATGTATAGTACTGATGGTGAGCCTGGTTGGTGGGGAGGACATTCCCTCTGTGGTGTTGGCCGGTTATCCGGCCATGCACGTCTCCGAGTATAACTGTGTAGCCACTTTTATATCCCAGCTCCCTGGTCCTACATGCAACCAGCATCTCTACATCACATACTCATTTTGATTGGCCAAATCTACGGCATATGCGTAGTGAGGTCAGAACGTCTTCCGGCAATTCAACAAGATCCGGTCGCCTCAAAAGTAAACATCCCTGTAAATCTAGACAGCACCGGTGATAGCGGCTAATACACAACCGGAAGTATACGCGGAATGTGTAACCCCATCGAACTATTTTGTTGCAATAAAAGTATAGTACTATTAAAGGGACACACAGTAATAACGGTATATCTACTAATACTGATAAACTATAGTTAGGCTAATGACCTGTTTTCCCACACTTTGTTCCGTCGTCTTTGGTTTAGTTTAAGTTTCAATTTTAATTGTTGATTTGTTTTGCAAATTTGGCTAATATTCCAAACTGCAGTACCCTGGATGTTTGCTGTAAGTTAATTTTCAGACTTGCGATACAAGACTGCATGAATGCTGTTTATCATTCCCAATAAAATATAGGCCTAAGTCATTGGGGTTATTTATCAGTAAATAAATACTACCCATAGACACaacacagctatcctctgtcagacctctgtgggACAttcatacatagatacaccacagatatcctctgtcagacctctgtgaaACATTCATACAAAGATACACCatagctatcctctgtcagacctctgcGAGACATTCATTCATAGACACAACCCaactatcctctgtcagacctctgtgtaacattcatatatagatacaacACGGCTATCCTCTGTCTGACATGTGTGAGACAAACATAGACATACCTAGGCTATCCTCTGTAATACCTCCGTGAGACATACATAAAGATAAACTACAACCATCCTCTGCCACATCTCTTTAAGACATTCACACATAGATAACCACAGCTTTCCTCTGACAGACCTCTGTAAGACATATATACCTCGATACACAACAGCTGTCCTGTCAGACCTGTGTGAGACGTACACAGtcacaccacagctatcctttGTCAGACCTTTGTGAGACGTACATAGTCACACCACAGCTTTTCTCAGTCAGATAACTGTGAGacattcacacatatatacaccacagctatcctctgtcagacctctgtgagacgTACATAGtcacaccacagctatcctttGCCAGACCTTTGTGAGACGTATATACACAGATAAACTATGGCTATTCTTTCAATGGCAGGGTTCCTCATCTGACATTCAGCCTCTGACTGTGCTGACTTCCAGTAAGCCATGATGGCCGACTGATAGTCATTGAGGGTTTGGTAGCAGATCCCACAAAGCGTGTAAACTATCCAATTTCTGTCTCCTCCCTGTTCCTCATCATACTGGATCTGTATGAGTTGATGTAATGCTTCATTACGCCCACTAGTGTCTCCAAGCTCATGGCAACACATGAAGTTTAGGAACAGGAGATATGGTAGAGGCGGGATATCCAAGGAACATAAAATTGTAGCCTTGGACAGCTCCAAACAGAGATGAGGAAGATGCATGTCACCTGGATGAAATATGATAGGGAATGAGTACATTTTCTGGAGTCTCTCTAGTGTACAGCTTTGAGATAGATGATACTGGTGTTTGATGTACAAACAGCGTAGTTCTGAATGAGATAAATATCCGCAGTATGATGCTAGTTTCGATATTTGTCTGGTCATCAGTAGGCATCTATTAAAGTTTCCAGTCAGAAAATAAAAAGTTGCAAAATACAACCCGTCTGTGCCAATTAAAGCCCTGGGGGTCATCCAGTACTTACACTTCCTCAGGCTCCGGTACTTGGTCTTGTTACCTAGAACAGCCCCATTTTCACACAGTTCTCTGGAGATCATTTCTGATGCTCGATGTCTGAGGCTGCCTGTAGAACTGAAATATGTGAACACTTGTTCAAAATCTGTCTTTGATGTAGATAATAAGTATAATGCCCTACTGCTGAGGTGAGTGGAACCTCTTGGTAACTGAGAAAGAATAGTTAAGTCTCTTTCCATAATATTTTCTTGTAAAGTCAAGGGGCGTACAAGGTCAGTCTGTGCGGTGGTGTTACATAGAACCTCCCAAATCGAAGGTTTATGGAAGTTTCCTACTGAGAGGCACATCCATTTCAATTGACAGCAGTTGTCCAAAATGTCCAGCAGTATTTTTTGATGCTGACCATGTACTTTCCTCAGGAACATGTTGTTCGTTGGGATGAAGTAATTGGGACAGAATCCTGCCCTTACCCATGCAATCAAAATATTGAAGCAAAACCAAAAACAGTAAAACAGGTTTTTGTTCTGCCAGAATATTTGGCCGTAACTCTCTATTGCATTAAACATGATTGTCTTTAGGAAGTAAGAACACAATATGTCGTCATCCCCAATTGTTTTTTTCAATGTctcttttatttgttttaagaaatatttaagaAGTGTGTATACTTTGACTTGGATATGACTGAAGGAATGAACTAAAGATCTTTCTGCTACTGCAAATGAGATTCTCCattgtaaaaatgtattttccGAACATTTATCTCCTACTGGGACAAGATGGAATCCACTCTTTACAATCTTGGCTATTAATGTTTGATGTGGCCATCCATACAGACGTATACGTGTGATCCATTCGTTTGCTTCCTTTGGCCAACTGTTACAAGCAAAACAATGAACTGTATCAGTTTCCCTTACTCTATTCGTAACACTGGGTCCATTGGATTCAAGTTTTCGACCTGTGGTGGTAGTTTCGTAAGTGAGAAGTTCCTCTCTGAAGATATCACTGGAAATAAAGATTGAATTTCCTACTCTAACTGAAGAATTGTAAAGGAGTAAGTCTGATTTCTGTCGGCCTTTTAGCACACCTTTCTCTAAGTGAACATAGCCAGGGCGACAGTCTGCTGGTCGAATGTACAGAATGGATTTATGTGTCTCGTGTTGAGGAATACGCTGATCAGGGTACATTACTGCAACAGTCTTGTTTACAACCATTTGGTCAATGTCTGATCCAGCTAAAGCGCATCCTTCTCCATAACTTCCAGTAGAAACTACATCAATATCATCAGACATGTTCAAATATTCCCCCAAGACAGTTGCCCTCTTCTTGATATTAATTATGTCCTCTGTTCCAGTATAAACTCTCTCCAGGTATGTAGACAGGAGCAGTGACATTCGTTCACTCTCCGTGGAGTCCATCATAGTTGACTTCAGTTATCTGttaaattatatgaaaattaaaacttGAACATAACGTTGTTGCCACAACTATTTCACCAGCTGAACACctaaaattacatatacatgtagtatacatTACATAAGTCATTATATTAACATACAAGACGTTTAAAAGGAGGAAAACATTATCtaaaatatgttataaataaaatacCTAAAAGTGTATGTTTAACATCTAATGGAATGCTTACCTGGGCCCAGTTgatcaaaaggtgattagcttaatcacttgattagtgaaaatttcatgtctcatttgttgcaaaaccagtgagtatatcatctttaaactATGCCAGTTGaaagagaattaagaattacagaatttcattaAGTTTTGTCAAGCTAGTTCgaccagaaattattttatcaggatttgaaaaatgttgttaaaatgtgattagcctaatcaccttttgaacaactgggtccTGGATGCATTGATCTAGGTGTGATGCTAAAATCTCCCATACTACATCAGTGTAAACTTGATTCGCGACTCTAGCCTTCAGCTTGATCTTGACTGAGACACTGCGTAGGCTGTTTCGGTACTTTTGACACCTTTGGActgatgcttaagtatatttcaCATGGATTCGGTGTACTTTAAGTTTATTTCTCTATATGTTAGTTTAATTTAACCACGGGGCCTTATATGGTATTAAACTAGTATCCCCATTATGTTATAATAAAGGTCGGGTCAACTTTAAAGTAGGCTGGTTAACCTAATATGTATGACCAACGACAGTGGGTTGATTTCCTTGTGTGTAGAGCCAATCTAAAATCGTTTTCAGGTTAGGTAAAACATGAATTCTCTAGAACACAAGCCTGATAATATTTAAGTCGTTATAAGTACACGGACTTGTACCGGCCAGTGCAGATGTGGCCTCTTCACTGAGTGTCTCCATCAACATGCTCTTATGGGAAACAGATACTTAATGAGATATGTACGTATCGTGAAACTGATCGTGAGTCAGTGTTGATATACATGAGGAAGTATTCTTTCTGCGTCTGTGGTGATGTCTTCCGAGATttagacccccccccccccaacccccgcCCCTTTATTTTAAGGATGGACATCCCCTTCCCCCATGGGTCCATTACAGTAAGCTGTGTAGCAATATATGAACTGCAGTGAGATATTGAAAGATTGTGGTGAAAGCTGTTCCTGAATTGAACATTTTTCCATGGACGCCTCACTGTTGATGTTGTCCTCCATTATATAAGCACATTGACTTCGACACTAATTTTTCCTTGTAATTATTTCCTTATTTACAATGTTGTATGTGCTCAATAAGCATTTCAAATGAAAGTACACATTGTCCTATGTATAACGACGGCCCTCTCAGGTCACTCGCATATTTAGTTAGATCAACGAGGTATCTTGAATCAATGGAAAAGGTATATCAATATGCATCTGAAAAGTCCTTTGCATCTGATTGATTTTAACGAAAAAACCCGTTGATTTCTTGTCGGGGAAAGACCCAACTGCGgcgttttttgttttaaaatccaACTTTCCCCTATTTATCACGGAAATCATTCAGATGTACAGCAATATCCACATCAATGAGTTAATTTCCTATCCAAAAAGtctcatttcatattttttaaagcTTGATACAAGGTTGCATTTTTGGAAAATCTACGATCGATATTAGGCCTAATATTCCTGTCCCGATATTGGAACTATGCAGTGTTTTAGTGTAGAAAGGCGCCATAGAAACGAATAACATCGAACACGAACGCAACgaattgaaattaattaaatgtagtatttgaagttatttttcaaagaCATGATGTATTACATGGAACGTATAATTTATAAGTATAAGTTTGTACGtctaatattttttctaaaacCACGGCCTTTTTCGTTGCCTTGACAGTCCAGTCGATCCCGGCTTCGATCAGGATTGCggtgacaaagtgaaagtagagTTCTTACGTTTAACATACAGTTTCTCGTTAAACTTTATCTATAGCTAATATCATATGATGTTGCTGTACTATTTCTCATCAATTAAAACATCGAAAACTGAcaaaaacactgcaaaatacaaaatgtagccttcgtgtcaggcagtgtaTACACTTGTATAACGCGGaacctgtaaacaatgtgacgtcatcggaatgaTGCAACAAAGTACacgtacaacaatgtatattttacattatgaATACTCTAACTGATATCTAGGACTAGACAAATTtagttaagtacatgtatttattgaaaagTAGGTTTTGCGTTGATTTTCAAGTCCGTAATACTGTACTTGACAacctacatttttgtatgtatttgacatactttacagtgtatgtacatgtatgttagtgttTCTCAGTCAAGTAGAGTAATGCAAATCTGTTGTTTGCCATGGTAACCAAACGAAGACCTGAAAATAGGCAAAACGTGTTTCGTGTACTACCTACTATTCTGAACTAATTAAAATGAAACTACACGGGGCTAAAATGGACCGTATGGGGATATGAATGCATTTTGTTTTTGGTGGAAATGTTGCTTGTCATGGTAATATTTGGACACTACATGCAGTCCTTGGATCAGTTTTAGTCGAATGTAAACGAAGCTACTTTGAAAAATTCCCCTATTGGATTATGACCGTTGCTGTCTGCATATGAGATTAGACATCAGAAATGTTATtactatctgtatatataaccattaattacaattttttgGTCTATTATTAACATTTTAGCTCACCTAGTCCGAAAGACCGGGATGAGCTGATGGCATACCCTggtgtccgtccgtccgttcgtccatctgtccatctgtccatctgtccatctgtcgtctgtcgtccgtatCAATTTCTTCCAACAACTGTTTCTTTCTGCAAGTAACCACTGAATcagatttgaaatatattttatttgacacGAAGCATCCATAGATGATAAGGTTTCGGAATTGTATAAATGATGAGGGTTGATTGACCCTCCAGGGGATGGAGGGACAGGACCAAAAGGGggcaatttggctatattgctataaacaaATTTCTTCTCATGTATATAGCTCATATTCGATTGGTACATTCCATAAGTGATGAAGACGGGGCTGCGATAGCTCAGTAGGTTAGATCGCCGACAACTTAACCTCAGGTGGATATCCGCGGTGCGTGATTCGACgctgtgtttctcgggaagctgagaaacggaccggTGTGTGCTTTCGTGATTGTGTCCTTTAGCAAGACATTATACTCTAATTGCTCTGAatggcatgcgacaggcctGTCATGTGTTGGTCAGTGAGGTAGTTATAAACtgccccgcctcaaaatgacccttgTTCACGGGgcagtaataataataataaaaaaaaaccacacaaatAAAGTTGATGAAGATTAAAGATTGTACAAATCATGGAGTAAATCCTCATGGTGTTGAGGGTgaggcccaatagggaaaatatacaaattctttgaaatcatTCTTTTACTGTGTGAATAGCAGAATTTGTTCAAAACATTTGActgaagggaaaccaattttagGATTATTTTCCAAGTTCTATTTGAGGCAACCTTGTCTGAAAGCCaaccccctggggtctgaggggcggggccaaatagggaaaatgGAGCTCATTGCTTAAACAAATCTTTTGCAAGAATGAACGGATTCTAAATTTGGTATGAAGCATCTAGGGGGAGTCAAAATTTGCTATTAATGTTGAGTccttttcaaattaaattgatttcaattaaaccttataaaataatataattacaaactttgcacacatgtttttttttcatggcATGTTTTTGTATGTCCCTTCTCTCTGAGAGCCATTAATTTCCATAACTTTTACCAGGGTTATGGCCCTTGATGTCACTTAATGAGGCATATccatatcataaaaaaaacaaacaaaaaaacgaaTATCAATACTACACAGGAATGTTAGGAAAAATGTAAAGATGTGCATGAAGGCTTTTCTGGGAAATTTTGTTTgtcatggtaaccaggtcactatacaAATGTTCTGTGTAATGACTAATACGTCATCAGTCATTGGACCAATTTTATTCAAACTAAGTCAAATTATGTAACTTATTAATGtctattatataagatatcagGTGTTTCCAGGATCGTTACTATGGAAAGCTAATGGAGGCTTCTGTTtgttcaaaattgaaatattgtccGATAAAGCTGAAAATTGGTATCTAAAGGATTTGAGTGAGGGCAAATATCATGGTACTATTTTCCAAAAGATATATGCCATTTAGTCATGGCAGCCATAAGAAACTATTAAAGACATGTTCTTTTTTCTGGACTACTCcaccaatttcaatgaaactaaACAGGGATGTAAGGGACCACGTGTAGATGTGTTTGcgttttatttttgttactaTGATAACCAAGTCACTTCACAGTATTTCAGTGTTACTTATGTCTATAATTTTAGTCATCTTATGTTCTAGAAACGTTTCTATGATAGCATAAtagaggcttctgattggtcaaaattgaaatatagataATTGAGTTGAAAACTGGTATATAAAGGTTATGAAGGATGTCAAATACAATGGTTGCTAATTTCCAAAACGATACATGTTCTATGGTTGCCATATAACCATAAGAAACTCTTATAAGATATTTCATCTGGACGGCTTCTACAATGAAatctaaccctaaccctaaccctaaccctaacctctaaccctaaccctaatccTAGGGACCACGTGTAGATATGCTTgcgttttaatttatttttaatttttggtcactaaatacagttttttcttttatttaaacTTGATCAAGTTGTGTAACTGATTAATGCCTGTTATTTAAGACATCAGGTGTTTCCGCAACCGTAACTATGGAAACATAATGAAGATTTggtcaaaattgaaatattgtctTATTAACCTGAAAATTGGTATAAGTGTTTTCAGGGATAGCAAATACATTGGTGCTTTTTTCTAGAACTGTGTATACCATTTTGTTGCAAATGAGGGTTAGAGGTGGTATATTAGTTAGCCATTGgcttacagttctagttttcTTTGGAATCAGAAAGCTTAATGTTAGTTAAAGTATCGATTGCGATGCAACGTAATGAATAGCAAATCATAGACTGAGAAAAAGTGCTCGTAATCATACAACGTAAATATTTTGCCATAATCACTGAGGATCCAGGTTAGTGATACAGACCCTCTGGGTGGCttgtttttgtacatatttgtacagatatatactcATTCAATTCATTTGATGACAAAACACAATAACACTACTTACTACTTGCAATAGTTTTATATTCAATCGAAATAAGATAAACCAAGGTTATCTTTTTGAAGTAAGATTTGAAGCTTATACCTAAAACAATAGCCATCCCGAAAAGGTAGATTTTGTCTCCGTGTTACTAATAATTTTCCCCGACGAGCCGGTAATAACCTGTACAAATACATGATCGCCATAATCCACCGACAGGACAACCACTCCAGTCGCGCTTCCCCAGTCGTATTTGTCCGCGTCCGAATCTATAGCACCAACTGGCGATCCGTTCACCATCAAGCTGGTGTGGATATCATGATTGCCACCATCATTTGTCTCTGAGGTAATAGACCACGTAAAGACATACACACCACTCCGTGGAACTATATATACGCCGTCACCATTGTTGTAGCCAAGACCCACGTCCAAGAGCACGTGACCAAATATTACGGTTTCGTGTTCATGAACACTTACATCGTGTACCATGGATGTACTAAACGCCACATctaaaataaaagaattaatACGCGCTTACGGTAAAATATATTGACAGTTAAGTTGACAAATAATCGCATCTTCGATAGCCAAGGTTTTATTTCGTATAAGcttatttgtgtatataaaatgaaCTCTTGGCTAGCGAAGGCAGATATTAACTGCCGGTTGAAGTATAAATTGTTGTATACTGTATCCATACATTTTACGTATGTTATTGATTTTATCAGTTGTACAATTATCTTCATAAAacaaatagtaaaatatctttaTTGCTAAAATgacttgatattttgtttacttgtGGTAGAAGCTGATCGTCTCTTGTCCGTTTTTGAATTTAAACCCTCTTTTGGTTTTTGTTTCGCTTCCTCCAGTTCGGTTTCAAGTGTTTGTATTCGTTCTTCTTTCTCCGCTACCGATGTCTGCAATTGCCGAATGGAAACTTCGTGCTTGTcgagtctgtccatcagtgaGTCGTACAAGTGTTTCATTGCTTCATCTTTGGTTAGATATCTACAAAACACattaatataatgttattgttgTATTATTTGAACCAGTATACACAATGTAGAGATTCATTTGGTAAACATCATcgtaaatacatttttaagcATATACTGTTTACTTTTTAAAGTCGCAAAATACCATCGCctataaatgatttaaaataaaattggaTCGATGTTGATATATTCCAAAACCCCTCCAGATGGACGCACAATACTTGGAAAAGTGTCAATAGTTGACAATTCTATCTATGATTAACTGCTAcctaaaatgttatattttacttAATTTGGATATCGCACTACAAGTAATTAGTACGACCTTATACTGTGTCATACACATATTCATTTAGATGCGTTGATATATGTCTTTCAAACGTTTAAAGGACGATAAAGATACATGTGAACGCCACCTTGGTAGGTTTGTGTAACCCGGAAACGACAAATTGCATAACATAGTGTAGGAAGCAGATGAACAACAAAATATTGTCAATCCACTGgtaaatttgtaaaataatgGCAATGTAATGGAAAGGTTAGCAGATTTGATGCCTTTTATAAACGCAGGACCCCGAGTGTGCATGGAAAACATTCGAAAACAATGTGGAATTCGTTTTCTGAGGTCATCTGAAAGGTAAGGCGGAAAGAGGAATTCGCATTTCTAAGGATATGGATTTGTGTTTTTGGAAATACACATGTTTAGTTTCAAACCACTTCCGTTCATCAGTAAACTCAGAGGTATGTCAACTTTAATCTTTGCAATAGTAAAGGACATCAATGGCTGTGAAGTCACATTTCGGGAAGACGAAAACTGAACATGATTATTGTCTGCAAAATGTCACGAAATGTGTGTACAATAACAACCTAAAACAATTGTTATTCCAGAAAGAGTGTGTCACATATGTAGGTCACATAATGGCCCCTCAAGGAGACAAGCCGAGTTATGAAAAGACAAGGACTATTCCGAAGATAGAACGACAAAATAATGTCAATGAACTTCAAACATTTGTGGGATTTATCCAATATCTCGCGCAGTTCTTTACTCCGTCTTCCAAACGCCAATGTTCCAATTCTACAGCTAGGCAAACACTGGGGTGAGCAACAAGAGGACAGctttgtaaaactaaaagagCTGGTCACACCAATGCTCAGAACCAACAGAAATATGGCAAAGGTGACAAAGAGCCTCTTGCTATTACATTTTGTTGTACGAAATTCTAGCAGTATGTAGTTGGACAGACAGTAAGACTTTAAAGTGACAATAAGCcatagatatataatattctgAAAACCTCACCTCAAAGTGCCAGCACGATCGGAAAGAATACTGTTGTCAGTACAGCAAGGCAAACTAACGGTATGTTATCAACAAACCGGGCAAAACCTTTTCTTGCACATACACTTAGCCGTAAACTCGCCCGGTGTCAACCGATGCCGTCAGAGAAATAGAATGGCCAGAGACAAAACAGAGCCTGGTGGCATTAAATGACAATGGTCGTTCAGATACGGGTATTCGTGCAATGATGAAATCGTGTTCAAAGGTTCAAAGGTGGTATTGCCTAAAGGACTGCGATAGGAAATGCTTTGCCGTATTTATAGCTGTAAGATTGGCGCACGAGAAAATTTATTTTGCTTGGAATGTAAGCTCGAACCAATGATTGCATCGGTAAGCATGGGAAGTGTGCTTTACTGAATTATACATGCATTATTGAACATCAGCCTAAATGAACCGCTCATGGAATAAACTCTCTAGATCTACTGGAGTTAAAATGTTGTATATCCATTTGTCACCCTTCAAAACGGCGAAGTTATAATTCTGTCAGCAGACAACACAATCACGCAACTGAAAAGCCAATTTGCACATTATATTGGATTAGCGGTAATGTTACAGTGGACAACAATTTGGGGTAGTTGGCAGCTTCGCAGCATTTTCGACGCAGGTTGATCGTCTGAATACATATTCACAGGGGATCGAGGATCGAACAGACATCCCCTCTACAACTCCACTGCTACATGTTAATGTGCCTATCGGAAATGAAATCGCCGAACGACTGAACTACGATCGAACCGCAGAATGACTGCTTCGAAAGTTACATCCAGGATTACAAGTCGTGATGAAACGTAATGATTCTTGTGTTCCTGTTAGCGTTGTCATTAAAACACAAGTGACTTAGATCATACACCATAGAGACCGCCTCAGGTCATTTACCCGGAAAATATAGTGTTCAAATACTGTGAACTGTTTGCACATAATTGACAGGTGTAGCTAATTGAACTGGTTTACTTTTGTTGGAAGTGTATGCTTTTCTAAACAATTTCGGCTTTAAAACACAATGAACATAGAATTGTCTTCAcgtatatcatattacattggTTCATGTAAAAAGCTTGTcgttttttaattttcaaattgttaatcTACCATTTCTAGATTGCAAAATTTCTGCTTCCCCTACCATCAATATTCATTATCATGTCAGACAACAGTAATTTCAGTAGCTGTTTTCAAGGGTCTCCATAAAATTACTTTAAGTAAGAATTACATTTTCGTTATTATTTCGTTTTTATCTGATATGATGTTGACTTTGTATATTCTATGTCTTGACAAAGGGtcggattgcctcgaaaatatGTCAATTTATTTGTCCGCCCTGTTCTGTTACATCATTaatcatacacatatatatcagtTACACACATCCAAAGGCCATGTGATGTTGGAATGTGGCTTTAGAACAGGGATTTTTTAAATAACGActataaaataatcaaataataatAACTAAACAATTAAGTTGGAAACAATGGAGAATAATCTtcctatttatttatttatttatttatttatttagtttgcTGTGCCAATGTTtctaaaacatacatgtatacaggccAA contains the following coding sequences:
- the LOC117336619 gene encoding uncharacterized protein LOC117336619, which gives rise to MHRNIPKNPLRNNSAKEPLGKDIARAMKKKHRTLTEINEENNRAEIDRMYKSEEQCQTPHKELQNRNDPIDKIPQLLEKEINNGFVNRKITEEEILNVLLNLNPTKPPGPDYMHPRALKETAETLTTPQCKTLSEGPLLLYKDTKNGQENVELMKARAEKDLGKCGTPEKYLTKDEAMKHLYDSLMDRLDKHEVSIRQLQTSVAEKEERIQTLETELEEAKQKPKEGLNSKTDKRRSASTTNVAFSTSMVHDVSVHEHETVIFGHVLLDVGLGYNNGDGVYIVPRSGVYVFTWSITSETNDGGNHDIHTSLMVNGSPVGAIDSDADKYDWGSATGVVVLSVDYGDHVFVQVITGSSGKIISNTETKSTFSGWLLF
- the LOC117336776 gene encoding uncharacterized protein LOC117336776, producing MMDSTESERMSLLLSTYLERVYTGTEDIINIKKRATVLGEYLNMSDDIDVVSTGSYGEGCALAGSDIDQMVVNKTVAVMYPDQRIPQHETHKSILYIRPADCRPGYVHLEKGVLKGRQKSDLLLYNSSVRVGNSIFISSDIFREELLTYETTTTGRKLESNGPSVTNRVRETDTVHCFACNSWPKEANEWITRIRLYGWPHQTLIAKIVKSGFHLVPVGDKCSENTFLQWRISFAVAERSLVHSFSHIQVKVYTLLKYFLKQIKETLKKTIGDDDILCSYFLKTIMFNAIESYGQIFWQNKNLFYCFWFCFNILIAWVRAGFCPNYFIPTNNMFLRKVHGQHQKILLDILDNCCQLKWMCLSVGNFHKPSIWEVLCNTTAQTDLVRPLTLQENIMERDLTILSQLPRGSTHLSSRALYLLSTSKTDFEQVFTYFSSTGSLRHRASEMISRELCENGAVLGNKTKYRSLRKCKYWMTPRALIGTDGLYFATFYFLTGNFNRCLLMTRQISKLASYCGYLSHSELRCLYIKHQYHLSQSCTLERLQKMYSFPIIFHPGDMHLPHLCLELSKATILCSLDIPPLPYLLFLNFMCCHELGDTSGRNEALHQLIQIQYDEEQGGDRNWIVYTLCGICYQTLNDYQSAIMAYWKSAQSEAECQMRNPAIERIAIVYLCIYVSQRSGKG